The Sulfurospirillum tamanense genome has a segment encoding these proteins:
- a CDS encoding PAS domain S-box protein, translated as MRTLLCLLLLWVHAYAATSLAEKSAQLHLSEEEKQWIAEHPRIVVGMDPLYAPYEWVDKEGNYIGVVVDYMRELEKILGLRFDILKDKSWEEVLALAKKGELDMITSIVKTPERSTYLTFSEPYHNASTIIVDNGKGPFVGSLRQLANKRVAIERGYFMEEFMKNKYPTILLVPASSTKEALEMVAGGLADAYVGDANLVDYVIKKNHLNTLRFSGQTEYVSHQAFALTKGNEPLAPILTKAMATIPKEEFDAMFEHWLSLDHGISGATLTKYGLFIALAFALVGYWIYLLRREVRQRKHAEEKLKTSETLYRELTEDVTDVIWKTNSDHFLTYISPSVEEKLGFKPEELVGRHVFEMFTDEGIAIVMERIKQRQESKEAAVNDLHSIFEVQHRCKDGSFIWGEVVSKAVYDKNNAIVGYHGVSRDTTARKEAEREKELLYRELDHRVKNNLQVIASIVSLHSLQKDTSQSLEDIHNTIAAISLAHDKLRQNETHKTLEVKHYVTALLDNLLASSVLDIQKEVHSPEFYLGAHHSITLGIIINEFVSNAIKYAFRGIASPKITVTISQDEACIRVLISDNGIGFNEKPQRLGIGMDIITTLVKNKFKTDAKFFHNNGTSMALTIPYM; from the coding sequence TGAGTGGGTGGACAAAGAGGGTAATTATATTGGCGTAGTGGTAGATTATATGCGTGAGCTTGAAAAAATACTTGGGTTACGTTTTGACATACTGAAAGATAAATCTTGGGAGGAGGTATTGGCGCTGGCGAAAAAAGGGGAGCTGGATATGATTACAAGTATTGTAAAAACGCCAGAACGTTCAACCTATCTGACCTTTAGCGAACCTTACCACAACGCGTCTACTATTATTGTCGACAACGGGAAAGGGCCGTTTGTTGGGAGTTTGAGACAACTCGCCAACAAACGTGTTGCCATTGAGCGGGGCTATTTTATGGAAGAATTTATGAAAAATAAATACCCCACCATCCTCCTGGTACCTGCGTCTAGCACCAAAGAAGCCCTAGAGATGGTAGCGGGTGGATTAGCCGATGCGTATGTGGGCGACGCAAACCTCGTGGATTACGTCATCAAAAAAAACCATTTGAACACCCTGCGTTTTTCGGGTCAAACCGAATACGTTAGCCACCAAGCATTTGCCCTTACCAAAGGAAACGAACCCCTTGCTCCCATTTTGACAAAAGCGATGGCGACTATCCCCAAAGAAGAATTTGACGCCATGTTTGAGCATTGGTTAAGTCTCGACCACGGGATAAGCGGTGCAACACTGACGAAATATGGCCTGTTTATTGCACTAGCATTTGCGCTGGTGGGGTATTGGATTTACCTATTGCGGCGGGAAGTTCGCCAACGCAAACACGCAGAGGAAAAACTCAAAACCAGCGAAACCCTTTACCGTGAGCTTACCGAAGATGTCACCGATGTGATTTGGAAAACCAATAGCGACCATTTTCTCACCTACATCAGCCCTTCCGTGGAAGAAAAACTGGGCTTTAAACCCGAAGAGTTGGTAGGCCGCCATGTTTTTGAAATGTTTACGGATGAGGGCATCGCTATCGTCATGGAGCGCATCAAACAAAGGCAAGAGAGCAAAGAAGCGGCGGTCAATGACCTCCACTCGATCTTTGAAGTGCAACACAGGTGCAAAGACGGTTCGTTCATCTGGGGCGAAGTGGTCTCAAAAGCCGTGTATGACAAAAACAATGCCATCGTCGGCTACCACGGCGTCAGTCGTGACACCACGGCGCGCAAAGAAGCCGAAAGAGAAAAAGAGCTTTTGTATCGAGAACTTGACCATCGGGTTAAAAACAACCTTCAAGTGATTGCGAGCATCGTTTCGTTGCATTCCTTGCAAAAAGACACCTCCCAGTCCTTAGAAGACATCCACAACACCATCGCCGCCATCTCCCTAGCCCACGACAAACTCCGCCAAAACGAAACCCACAAAACATTGGAAGTCAAACACTATGTCACCGCTTTGCTAGACAACCTTTTGGCAAGTTCGGTGCTAGACATACAAAAAGAGGTGCATTCGCCTGAATTTTACCTAGGCGCCCACCACTCCATCACCCTTGGCATCATCATCAACGAGTTTGTCAGCAACGCCATCAAGTACGCTTTTAGGGGCATAGCTTCACCCAAAATCACCGTAACTATCAGCCAAGACGAGGCGTGCATCCGTGTTTTAATCTCAGACAACGGCATAGGTTTCAACGAAAAACCGCAACGTTTGGGCATCGGGATGGACATCATCACTACCCTAGTCAAAAACAAATTCAAAACAGACGCGAAGTTTTTTCACAACAACGGAACCTCTATGGCACTAACAATCCCTTACATGTAA
- a CDS encoding helix-turn-helix domain-containing protein, producing the protein MDFQELAQELSRLRKSKNISQPIMATHLHISRATISNFENGSSADVGLKKMMQKERF; encoded by the coding sequence ATGGATTTTCAAGAATTAGCCCAAGAACTCTCACGACTACGCAAAAGCAAAAATATTTCCCAACCCATCATGGCGACCCATTTGCACATCTCAAGAGCCACGATAAGTAATTTTGAAAATGGTTCAAGCGCCGATGTGGGGCTTAAAAAAATGATGCAAAAAGAGAGATTTTAG